A section of the Malus sylvestris chromosome 17, drMalSylv7.2, whole genome shotgun sequence genome encodes:
- the LOC126612663 gene encoding membrane-associated 30 kDa protein, chloroplastic-like isoform X2: MATKSQIFTGLTMASTPASSFQASSSSSNSLSMVRKPLTTSFFNGGVGALKVEVIRVAPSSRPCYSRQRGGALGARMNLFDRFARVVKSYANALVSTFEDPEKILEQAVLEMNDDLTKMRQATAQVLASQKRMENKYKAAAQASEDWYRKAQLALQKGEEDLAREALKRRKSFADNANTLKSQLDQQKAVVDNLVSNTRLLESKIQEARSKKDTLKARAQSAKTATKVSEMVGNVNTSSALSAFDKMEEKVLAMESQAEALGQLTTDDLEGKFALLEGSSVDDDLANLKKELSGSSKKGELPPGRTAAPSNKAYPFRDSEIEMELNELRRKAKDF; encoded by the exons ATGGCCACAAAATCGCAGATATTTACAGGATTGACCATGGCGTCGACGCCTGCCTCTTCGTtccaagcttcttcttcaagctccAACAGTCTCTCCATGGTCAGAAAACCTCTCACGACTTCCTTCTTCAATGGCGGAG tgGGGGCTCTAAAAGTTGAAGTGATTAGGGTTGCTCCTTCCAGTCGACCATGTTATTCTAGACAACGTGGGGGGGCTCTTGGTGCTCGTATGAACCTATTTGACCGGTTTGCTAGAGTTGTCAAG TCATATGCAAATGCATTAGTAAGTACCTTTGAAGATCCTGAGAAAATCTTAGAGCAAGCAGTTCTTGAAATGAATGATGATTTGACAAAGATGCGTCAGGCCACAGCACAA GTGTTGGCATCTCAAAAGCGGATGGAGAATAAGTACAAAGCTGCTGCACAAGCTTCTGAGGACTG GTACCGCAAAGCACAATTAGCTCTTCAAAAAGGAGAGGAGGATCTTGCACGTGAAGCTTTGAAGAGGCGTAAATCTTTTGCT GATAATGCTAATACTTTGAAATCTCAACTTGATCAACAAAAAGCTGTTGTTGATAATCTTGTGTCTAACACACGG CTTTTAGAGAGCAAGATTCAGGAGGCAAGGTCGAAAAAAGATACCCTCAAAGCACGTGCTCAGTCTGCAAA GACTGCAACTAAAGTGAGTGAGATGGTGGGGAATGTCAATACAAGTAGTGCTCTTTCAGCTTTTGATAAGATGGAAGAGAAAG TCTTAGCAATGGAATCCCAAGCAGAAGCTCTTGGTCAGTTAACTACAGATGATCTggaaggaaag TTTGCGTTGCTAGAGGGCTCTTCAGTTGACGATGATCTTGCAAACTTGAAGAAAGAATTATCTGGTAGTTCAAAG AAAGGAGAGCTCCCGCCCGGAAGAACAGCCGCTCCCAGTAACAAGGCATATCCATTTCGAGATTCTGAAATTGAGATGGAGCTTAATGAGTTGAGAAGAAAAGCCAAGGACTTCTAA
- the LOC126612663 gene encoding membrane-associated 30 kDa protein, chloroplastic-like isoform X1 has protein sequence MATKSQIFTGLTMASTPASSFQASSSSSNSLSMVRKPLTTSFFNGGVGALKVEVIRVAPSSRPCYSRQRGGALGARMNLFDRFARVVKSYANALVSTFEDPEKILEQAVLEMNDDLTKMRQATAQVLASQKRMENKYKAAAQASEDWYRKAQLALQKGEEDLAREALKRRKSFADNANTLKSQLDQQKAVVDNLVSNTRLLESKIQEARSKKDTLKARAQSAKTATKVSEMVGNVNTSSALSAFDKMEEKVLAMESQAEALGQLTTDDLEGKFALLEGSSVDDDLANLKKELSGSSKVSNFLVIPSCSIGLTKEALRGIVQSIYLGCYGSFLYCVVWYQSGE, from the exons ATGGCCACAAAATCGCAGATATTTACAGGATTGACCATGGCGTCGACGCCTGCCTCTTCGTtccaagcttcttcttcaagctccAACAGTCTCTCCATGGTCAGAAAACCTCTCACGACTTCCTTCTTCAATGGCGGAG tgGGGGCTCTAAAAGTTGAAGTGATTAGGGTTGCTCCTTCCAGTCGACCATGTTATTCTAGACAACGTGGGGGGGCTCTTGGTGCTCGTATGAACCTATTTGACCGGTTTGCTAGAGTTGTCAAG TCATATGCAAATGCATTAGTAAGTACCTTTGAAGATCCTGAGAAAATCTTAGAGCAAGCAGTTCTTGAAATGAATGATGATTTGACAAAGATGCGTCAGGCCACAGCACAA GTGTTGGCATCTCAAAAGCGGATGGAGAATAAGTACAAAGCTGCTGCACAAGCTTCTGAGGACTG GTACCGCAAAGCACAATTAGCTCTTCAAAAAGGAGAGGAGGATCTTGCACGTGAAGCTTTGAAGAGGCGTAAATCTTTTGCT GATAATGCTAATACTTTGAAATCTCAACTTGATCAACAAAAAGCTGTTGTTGATAATCTTGTGTCTAACACACGG CTTTTAGAGAGCAAGATTCAGGAGGCAAGGTCGAAAAAAGATACCCTCAAAGCACGTGCTCAGTCTGCAAA GACTGCAACTAAAGTGAGTGAGATGGTGGGGAATGTCAATACAAGTAGTGCTCTTTCAGCTTTTGATAAGATGGAAGAGAAAG TCTTAGCAATGGAATCCCAAGCAGAAGCTCTTGGTCAGTTAACTACAGATGATCTggaaggaaag TTTGCGTTGCTAGAGGGCTCTTCAGTTGACGATGATCTTGCAAACTTGAAGAAAGAATTATCTGGTAGTTCAAAG GTGTCTAATTTTCTTGTAATTCCATCATGCTCAATTGGGTTGACCAAAGAAGCATTAAGAGGAATCGTGCAGTCCATTTATCTGGGTTGCTATGGTTCTTTCCTATATTGTGTTGTTTGGTACCAAAGTGGAGAATAA
- the LOC126611876 gene encoding uncharacterized protein LOC126611876: MDHRSVNPFGFKAKANKINWKKKTLLHHSRPFFYRMEFPYLFLFQEGSKFPEIDAFVDVYVRPGDELTQSLHATMVEKGQSVLQESTSQLPSDTPIEFVDPPEDAGFHILTKTLDQTFGRRPGTYCWGMGNAKRWESGASSSWQSKDQVTSLTQEVTGLS, translated from the exons ATGGACCATAGGTCGGTGAATCCATTCGGGTTCAAGGCAAAGGCGAACAAGATCAATTGGAAGAAGAAGACTCTTCTCCATCATTCAAGGCCTTTCTTCTATAGGATGGAG tttccttatctttttctatttcaagAGGGTTCAAAATTTCCAGAGATCGACGCCTTTGTTGATGTTTATGTTCGGCCTGGGGATGAGTTGACCCAGTCCCTTCAT GCGACTATGGTGGAAAAGGGTCAGTCGGTGCTTCAGGAGTCCACCTCCCAACTTCCCTCGGACACGCCTATTGAGTTTGTGGATCCCCCTGAGGATGCGGGGTTTCACATCCTGACAAAGACATTGGACCAGACTTTCGGTCGGAGGCCAGGGACATATTGTTGGGGGATGGGAAATGCCAAGCGATGGGAGAGTGGAGCCTCGTCATCCTGGCAATCAAAGGACCAGGTTACgtctttgacgcaggaagtcaCTGGCCTGAGTTGA
- the LOC126612670 gene encoding uncharacterized protein LOC126612670 → MEDKNKDQSVIDADPNNLRQHFQFTHAIVVAMGNNCPTAEWRSWKDVPENVKKAVMEELLSKYTLDDDTNEQLMEDALEGGYNRWRYEVQRNERPSK, encoded by the exons ATGGAGGATAAAAACAAGGATCAGAGTGTGATCGATGCCGACCCAAATAATTTGAGGCAGCATTTTCAGTTCACGCATGCGATTGTTGTAGCCATGGGGAACAATTGTCCTACTGCTGAGTGGCGTTCTTGGAAAGATGTGCCCGAGAATGTGAAGAAGGCGGTGATGGAAGAATTATTAA GTAAGTATACTCTTGATGATGATACGAACGAACAGTTGATGGAGGATGCATTGGAGGGAGGTTACAATAGGTGGCGTTATGAAGTCCAGCGGAATGAAAGACCATCAAAATAg